The following are from one region of the Syngnathus acus chromosome 10, fSynAcu1.2, whole genome shotgun sequence genome:
- the cnga1b gene encoding LOW QUALITY PROTEIN: cGMP-gated cation channel alpha-1 (The sequence of the model RefSeq protein was modified relative to this genomic sequence to represent the inferred CDS: substituted 1 base at 1 genomic stop codon), with protein MQWLQIAMQKTLCAYCVSVFVCVCVPARQKGREHPMAQVTPVDAAAPLLDDMDDPRCAGCLFNVNNSNNKDKEEKKKKKKKKEKKDKKMXDKCKEGRKKVKEEEGEEKKKAKEEEKKEAVPKEIAVVDPAGNTYYHWLLIITLPVMYNWTFIIARACFEELQMDYLRFWFFLDFLCDLLYVADMVFRTRTGYLEQGLLVKDEQKLRQRYMTSLQFRLDLLSMVPTDVLYATLGLNYPEIRLNKLLRFNRMLEFFQRTETRTNYPNALRISNLVMYIVIIIHWNACLYYSFSKAIGFGSDRFVYPDPTNPEFGRLVRKYAYSMYWSTLTLTTIGETPPPVENSEYFFVVTDFLVGVLIFATIVGNVGSMITNMNAARASFQARIDAIKQYMSFRKVTKDLEKRVIKWFDFLWTNKKAVDEREVLKYLPDKLRAEIAINVHLDTLKKVRIFADCEAGLLVELVLKLQPQVYSPGDYICKKGDIGREMYIIKEGKLAVVADDGITQFVVLSDGSYFGEISILAIKGSKAGNRRTANIRSIGYSDLFCLSKDDLMEALTEYPDAKALLEEKGRQILLKDGLLDLEVAAQGPDPKEMEEKVERMASTLDSLQTRYARLLAEHEATHSKLKHRVSKLEKKLPSQAGDVPALSATE; from the exons ATGCAATGGCTGCAAATTGCAATGCAAAAGACACTTTGTGCGTATTGTGTGAGTGTATtcgtatgcgtgtgtgttccTGCGCGCCAGAAGGGAAGAGAGCACCCCATGGCCCAGGTTACGCCGGTTGACGCAGCCGCCCCACTTCTGGACGATATGGATGACCCCAG GTGTGCAGGATGTCTCTTCAAtgtcaacaacagcaacaacaaagacAA ggaagagaagaagaagaaaaagaagaagaaggagaagaaagacaagaaaatgtaAGACAAATG CAAGGAAGGGAGGAAGAAAGTGAAGGAGGAAGAAGgggaggaaaagaagaaagccaaggaagaggagaagaaggaggcAGT TCCAAAAGAGATCGCAGTGGTGGATCCGGCGGGGAACACATATTACCACTGGCTCCTCATCATCACGCTTCCCGTCATGTACAACTGGACCTTCATTATCGCAAG GGCGTGCTTTGAGGAGCTTCAAATGGACTACCTGCGCTTCTGGTTCTTCTTGGACTTTCTCTGCGACTTGCTATATGTGGCCGACATGGTCTTCAGAACCAGGACAG GCTACCTGGAGCAAGGTCTTCTGGTGAAGGACGAGCAGAAGCTGCGGCAGCGTTACATGACGAGTTTACAGTTCCGACTGGATTTGCTCTCCATGGTCCCCACCGACGTTCTGTACGCCACATTGGGCCTCAACTACCCCGAGATCCGCCTCAACAAGCTGCTGAGGTTCAACAG GATGCTGGAGTTCTTCCAGAGAACCGAGACCAGAACCAACTACCCCAACGCGTTGCGGATCTCCAACTTGGTCATGtacatcgtcatcatcatccacTGGAACGCTTGCCTCTACTATTCTTTCTCTAAAGCCATTG GTTTTGGCTCGGACAGATTCGTGTACCCTGACCCGACAAATCCGGAGTTCGGGCGCCTGGTGAGGAAGTACGCCTATAGTATGTACTGGTCCACGCTGACGCTTACCACCATTGGAGAGACTCCGCCCCCCGTGGAGAACTCTGAGTACTTCTTTGTGGTCACCGATTTCCTG GTGGGCGTGCTGATTTTTGCCACCATCGTGGGTAACGTGGGCTCCATGATTACCAACATGAACGCCGCCCGCGCCAGTTTTCAGGCTCGCATCGATGCCATCAAGCAGTACATGAGCTTTCGTAAG GTTACCAAGGACTTGGAGAAGCGCGTCATAAAATGGTTCGACTTCCTGTGGACCAACAAGAAGGCGGTGGACGAACGGGAAGTCCTCAAGTACCTTCCGGACAAGCTGAGAGCAGAGATTGCCATCAACGTGCACCTGGACACACTCAAGAAG GTGCGTATCTTTGCCGACTGCGAGGCGGGCCTGCTGGTGGAGCTGGTGCTGAAGCTTCAGCCGCAGGTCTACAGTCCCGGAGACTACATCTGCAAGAAGGGCGATATCGGGCGCGAGATGTACATCATCAAAGAGGGCAAGCTCGCCGTGGTGGCCGATGACGGCATCACGCAGTTTGTTGTCCTCAGCGACGGCAGCTACTTTGGCGAGATTAGCATCTTGGCCATCAAAG GCAGCAAAGCCGGAAACAGGCGAACAGCAAACATCCGCAGCATCGGTTACTCCGACCTCTTCTGCCTTTCCAAAGATGACCTAATGGAGGCGCTAACCGAGTACCCCGACGCTAAGGCCTTGTTAGAGGAGAAGGGGAGACAGATTCTATTGAAGGACGGCCTGCTGGACCTGGAG GTGGCGGCGCAGGGCCCCGACCCCAAAGAGATGGAGGAGAAAGTTGAACGGATGGCGAGCACGCTGGACAGCCTGCAGACACGATACGCGCGACTGCTGGCCGAGCACGAGGCCACGCACAGCAAGCTCAAACATCGAGTGAGCAAGCTGGAGAAGAAGCTGCCCTCCCAGGCAGGCGATGTGCCAGCGCTGTCAGCCACTGAATGA
- the LOC119129446 gene encoding uncharacterized protein LOC119129446, with the protein MSGMTSGVCVESDLSSVLQRSSASSHHHPNHHGYGGQGQVSTLAPMLDYSSEMDRYRSSIASFYKTNVDVGNFPQSAKLAARLAAAAPIFPPTATRLGAMTTAPWGCHDNVNHPAAVFWGRPKTAGAHHRHHPSAPAGHMTPSHSHGSGMPQGGGAEEGGRTEKHSAASLPVTQTAHHHPMAPSNANFLPGYGGGSDCGAGKQGHTHPDVMGLSEGGSCNGGSVLGSGFLGGLGLPPGVIVMAMGSTAGGMSDAGSAFQMTGGQRGPADCQQHSGSSPCPSSTSPSSSGVAAGGAVLSPPSSSSSSSSSKRKRKRCGVCGPCRRLINCGVCSSCRNRKTGHQICKFRKCEELKKKPGGGGGGALERPPSVPTGEAFRWFF; encoded by the exons ATGTCAGGCATGACGAGCGGCGTGTGCGTGGAGAGCGACCTGTCGTCCGTGCTCCAGCGGAGCTCGGCCTCCTCGCATCACCACCCCAATCACCACGGTTACGGAGGCCAAGGCCAG GTGTCCACACTGGCGCCCATGCTGGACTACAGCAGCGAGATGGACCGCTACCGCTCGTCCATCGCCAGCTTCTACAAGACCAACGTAGACGTGGGCAACTTCCCGCAGTCGGCCAAGCTGGCGGCGCGCTTGGCAGCCGCCGCTCCCATCTTCCCCCCCACCGCCACCAGACTGGGCGCCATGACCACGGCGCCCTGGGGCTGCCATGACAACGTCAACCACCCGGCGGCCGTCTTCTGGGGCCGACCCAAAACGGCCGGAGCGCACCACCGCCACCACCCGTCAGCGCCCGCGGGTCACATGACCCCATCGCACTCCCACGGGAGTGGCATGCCTCAGGGCGGGGGAGCGGAGGAGGGGGGAAGGactgaaaaacactcagccgCCTCGCTACCCGTCACCCAAACGGCACACCACCACCCCATGGCGCCCAGCAACGCCAACTTCCTGCCCGGCTATGGTGGGGGGAGCGACTGCGGAGCGGGCAAGCAGGGACACACCCACCCGGATGTGATGGGCCTATCCGAGGGGGGCAGCTGCAACGGGGGCAGTGTTCTGGGAAGTGGCTTCCTGGGGGGACTGGGCTTACCCCCGGGCGTCATTGTCATGGCGATGGGTTCAACGGCGGGCGGGATGTCAGATGCCGGCAGCGCTTTCCAGATGACGGGTGGCCAGCGGGGGCCCGCGGACTGCCAGCAGCACTCTGGCTCCTCGCCCTGCCCCTCCTCAACCTCGCCCTCGTCGTCGGGCGTGGCAGCGGGCGGCGCGGTCCTGTCGCCGCcctcgtcatcgtcgtcgtcctcgtcgTCTAAGAGGAAGCGGAAGCGCTGCGGCGTGTGCGGGCCGTGCCGGCGGCTCATCAACTGCGGCGTGTGTTCGTCCTGCCGCAACAGGAAGACGGGCCACCAGATCTGCAAGTTCAGGAAGTGCGAGGAGCTCAAGAAAAAGCCGGGGGGCGGCGGGGGAGGGGCGCTCGAG AGGCCGCCATCCGTCCCGACCGGCGAGGCCTTCCGGTGGTTCTTCTAG